From the genome of Triticum aestivum cultivar Chinese Spring chromosome 1A, IWGSC CS RefSeq v2.1, whole genome shotgun sequence:
TTAATTTATAAACTATTGTGTTGCAGCAAAATATGATGTTGCCATATCGACAGCGTGCCATGGACTTGATTATATTGTTGTTGAAACAACAAATTCGGCCCAAGCTTGTGTTGAACTATTACGCAGAAGAAATCTTGGGATTGCTACTTTTATGATACTGGTAATGCTCTagtttgtttcctttttgtttttgtgTGTACCTGTATTCAAACCTTTACCTTGTTTGTTTTACTGCAAGAGGCATAATTTTGTTATTTTACCATTACAGGAAAAGCAAGCACACCATCTTCGTAAGCTACAAGAAAAAGTAAAAACCCCTGAAGGAGTTCCACGCCTCTTTGATCTGGTAAAGGTTAAAGATGAGAAGCTGAAGTTAGCTTTCTTTGCAACCTTGGGCAATACTGTTGTTGCAAAGGATCTTGATCAGGTAAAGCTTGAAGTTTGTCTGTTCCACTTAGTTTATTTGTGTATGTCTTAGCTGCTTGCATTTATTATGTGCCTTATTTGCTTGTTTCTCAAACTATATCACAATTGGCTTCCTAGCATTTTCATGGAACTGCCATACTGAAAATTAATTTATTCAGGAACATACCATATTCTGTTACCAAGCAATACCACTCCTTCTGCTGCTTGCATTTAAGCAGTAACAGCAAGCATATGTTTTTTGTTTTCAGGCCACTCGAATTGCATATACTGCTGATAATGAGTTTCGCCGGGTAGTTACCCTCGACGGTGCACTTTTTGAGAAGTCTGGGACCATGAGCGGTGGTGGCGGCAAACCACGAGGTGGCAAGATGGGCACATCCATCCGAGAAAGTGTTTCAGAAGAGGCTGTTATGAATGCTGAAAATGATCTCAACAAACTTGTTGACCAACTCAGCAGGCTgcgtgaaaatattaatgatgctAAAAAACGCTACCGGTCCCTGGAAGATGCTAAATCTCGACTTGAGATGGAACTGGCAAAAGCGAAAAAGGAGGTATAAACTACAAATGTTCTTCTTATTCTTCAAGTTTTCGGTTATGTTGAGATCACCTTACCTTTATTCCTCCTGTACAAGGTTGAGAGTATGAATGCCCAATACACTTACAATGAGAAGCGACTAGATTCACTGGAGGCCGCAGCAAATCCCAAAGATGATGAGATCAGCAGAATGAAAGAGCTGGATGACCTTATTTCTAATGAACAAGTTGCACTAAAGAAGCTTGAGAAGAGTTCTAGCAAGCTCAAAGATCAGGCAAGTGCCTATACAAACCTTGAAGTCTCATTTTGCCAAAAAAATGTTAAACACTCTTAAAATTTCGGCCTCTCCCAGTTGGATGCTATGTTCCAATTTCTTGTAGCATTGTTGTTATAAATACAGTCTCTATTACATTAACCGTAACTCGAGTTTGGTTGAATTTACAACAGGCTTCAGAACTTCAGCAGAAAATTGAAAATGCAGGGGGGCAGGTGCTCAAGGATCAGAAGGCAAAAGTAGAAAAAATCCAATCTGTAAGCACATTCTTCCATGTTTATTTCTTTTCTCTGGGgtgagcgtgtgtgtgtgtgtgtgtgtgtgtgtttctcttACTCTGACGTTTATGATTTCGTGCTTCAAACATCAGGAACTTGACAAAACTAGCTCAGACATCAATCGCCACAAAGTTAAAATAACTACATGTGAAAAGTTGATGAAAAAGTTAGCCAAGGGTGTTGAGGAGGCCAAAAAAGAAATGGAAAATCTGCTTGCTCAAAAGGAGAAGTTAATGTCCGTTTTCAAAGAGATTGAGAAGAAGGCTTTTCTGGTTCAAGAAGATTATAAGAAGACCCAGGAGGTAGTTAGTTATGTTGCTCTACAGCCTGGACCTTGACTGGGTTGCATATTTGGAAGGGTAATGTTAATCCAGTTTTGACTTGTAGATGATGGACACCCATAAAGAGGAGCTTGACAAGACAAAGGAAGACTACAATAAAACAAAGAAAGTGGTGGATGAACTAAGAGCCACTGAGGTCTCTCATTAATTTAGATCCTATTATACTTTCATGAACTTGGTCACGATGACTTGTAAGTTTTAACGAACTGAACTTTTATGCAAGAAAACATGAACTGTTTATGTGTAAAAACAGGTTGATGCAGAGTACAAACTGCAAGATACAAAAAAGCTTGCCAAGGAGTGGGAAATGAAGGTGAAGGCATATAAGAAAAGGCTAGCTGACATTCAGACAAATCTTGCCAAACACATGGATCAGTATGTGCAAATGCTATATTTTTCAGTTACTTTATGAATCATGcatgttttcttgctgttttcaaatGAGGATATGTTTTTTTTCGTCATCAGACTCCAGAAGGATGCGATTGATCCTGAGAAACTTAAAGAAACACTTAGCGATGAGCATCTCAATGAAATGTGTGACCTGAAAAAAGCCATGGAGATGGTGGCATTGCTGGAAGCGCAGATTAAAGACTCGAGTCCAAATCTGGATTCAATAGCAGAGTATGGACTAATGCTCTATACCTATTGACAGAACCTTTGCCCATCAATGTATTCATTGCTTATCTTTGGTCGAATCAGGTATCGCACGAAGGCTCGTTTATATGGCGAACGTGTTGATGAACTAAATGCTACCACTCAGGAGCGTGATGATCTTAAGAAGCTATATGATGGACTGAGGAAGAGAAGGTACTGGTTTTGATTTCGTTTTTAATAAGAGTATTTGCTGATTTGGCATGTTACATGCAATATATATTATTGCAGGTTAGATGAGTTCATGGCAGGGTTCAACTTGATCTCTCTGAAACTGAAAGAGATGTACCAGGTATGAATATGTATAACAAGCATGTAATTTCACAAACTCTATCACCATTTGACAAACTTGACACATAATCCAAGAATTGATTTGATTAGACTGTAACTGCCCCTATGAACTGAAATTTAACAATTATAATCAGTGCTTTCCTCGTACACATTTCTTGTGAATCAACAATTCTGAAAGGCGGAGTAGAAGAAAGCAGGCCTGGTGACTAAGTATATGACTTCATTGGTGGAACAACGATATGTTCACTACATTGATGCTTATTTTTGAAGATACTGAAATGATTCCAACATATTATCTTGTGGTTTTAGATGATTACACTTGGAGGAGATGCGGAGCTGGAACTTGTTGATTCGTTGGATCCATTTTCAGAAGGTGTTGTTTTCAGCGTAAGGCCTCCCAAGAAAAGCTGGAAGAACATTGCCAACCTATCTGGTGGCGAGAAGGTATTTCTTTTTCCACACTTATAGAATGTTAGAAAGTTAAGCTCTTTTATCAttatgtttatgaataaagatatcAATCAGAAAGTCATTattataaattaataataataggTGCATATTGCTCATTGTTTTCCTAATACCTAATGATGGGCTTTACCAATGACACCACATGAAAAATTGAGGCCACCATAAAGATATCAGAAATGTCGTACTGCATTATTGCTTATTTTGTAATTGAGATACTTTCTAGCTCTCACACTTCAGATTGGGATATAAAGATGTTTCAGAGAAGTTGTGTTCCCTCATTTAGCAGACCAGGCACTTGAGTTAGCCTCCATCAAATCCACAACCTTTTCCGAAGATGCACAATGAGATttttaattcaaatttaaaatataacACTATGTACTTATGTTTGAATTGGTTTCCTGGTTAAAATGGCTGTACATTCATACTTAAGATATCGTAGTGCATAATATATATTTGATTATAGAGTAAAAAATTAGCTGTGATGTGATTTGGCTCATGCCACCAACTCACAAACCTTGATGGCAAATATACTGCCTGCTGTGTTTCCAAAATTCCGTTGGCTTTGGAGTTTGAACCCTTTGCTGTTTCCTACACAAACTGTGCCAAAATTTTGGCCAACAAAGGATGAAGTACTCTGCCAAAAAATTTGCTAAGCCAATTCTTTGGCAGGGATGGTTGGCAGGAACAACATGCCCCTAGCCCTTTTATCCCATTCAATCAAGTGCTAAGGTGCTACTGTGCTAGTATGCACATCTTACTTTTTTACCTGTTTATGACTTGCCTCGCGTTACACAGCGATACCACCATTGCATATTTTGCAGACTGCATGAAATTCGCAACTTGATTAGTTATGTTTGATATTGTATAAAATGTATACATCCCTTACATGTACTCTTTTGTTGTGCAATCTACATGTTACATACTTACATGGACTGCAAACATTTCTCATGATAATGTTACTCTTTTGGGTATATACCTATTGAAACATTTGTTGTCGTACAGACGCTTAGCTCCCTGGCTCTAGTGTTTGCTCTTCACCATTATAAACCAACTCCATTGTATGTTATGGACGAGATAGATGCAGCATTGGGTAAGCCTTGTTACCTTCTTGAACTAATAATCTGACATGTCAAATGGGCTAATGAAACTCCTGTTTGCAGATTTTAAGAATGTATCCATTGTCGGACATTATGTGAAAGATCGTACCAAGGATGCCCAGTTCATTATTATTAGGTATGTTTGTTTCAGCTCACTTCTCTCAAATTTACCTTCTCTCTTTGATTTTATATCTTGTACTCAAGCTTGAAAATCCTGTAGAGGTTGTAAACGCTTTGTTATTAGGCTCTGTTCCTTTCACATTTGATAGATTATATTACTTATGTCTGTCACCCTTTCTGCAGTCTCAGAAACAACATGTTTGAACTAGCTGATAGGCTGGTTGGCATCTACAAGACTGATAATTGCACCAAGAGTATAACTATCAACCCTGGAAGCTTTGCCGAGGGCACGAAACCAACAACCCTCGAAGCTTCGCCGAGAGCATGAAGGTAGTCTAGTAGTCTGCATGGTGGAGTTTCATCTCAATGTAATCTTCTGCTGTGCCATCATGGAACCGAGGTTCCTTCGGCATCAAGCTTTATTGTACTGCTAAGATGGTTTTATGCCATGTAAGAATAAGAATGACAGGACGAGGTTAGAACATTTGGTAACTTAAGGTATTTGATGTATGTAGGCCTAACTGAATGTGAATTGCTAATATTTTATTGGTTCCCAATGGAACCTATTGTTCAAGCAAGAAACTTTGTAATCCTGGTATGCCCTGATGTGTCTTTCAGAACAAACACTCTGGTTCTGTCAGAATGATACGAGGTATGGTTAGACACGTTTATGTAAATAACCAATTGTTACACTATTAGAAATGTAATGTTGCCTGTCAAAAAAAAAAATGTAATGTTGCTTGCGTGACTTTCAAGTTACTACTAACTTGTATCGTTTTGTTAGCCTTGAAGGTGATAATTCTTTGTGTATATCCTTCTGCACTAGGAAGCTTTATTCTTTGGAGTAAGTTCTGACATAGCGCATTGAAACTGAAGAGTAATTGGAATTGTACCGGTCATAGTTTCTACAACTTCTAGACAACCGAATAACAATAACAGTAATCCTAAAACATAAAATAACAATAATCTCAACATCATTTCTCACATATCATTACAGAAAATGCAGCACAAGGATCATTAACTTGAAATAGTTGGACGTTTCGCTTATAAACTTATACGTTGCGTGCTCCATTAGGGCGTACTGCGGCAGGAACAATTTATAAACGCAATGACGCTGTGGTTAACAACCTCTGTACAGCCAAAACCGACGCATTCGTCTGCTCGAAAAAAAAAACTGACGCATTCGTGCACGTACGCTTGGGCTCACGGACGAGCACCTGGGGCACATGCGACTGAGGAAACCATGTCCATTCCATGGGATACCGCACGAACACTAAAAACTCAAGTGAGTCGCTTTTTACAGCATTTCGCAAGTCTCGGGTTAAAGTGTCTTGCAAAGAGACACCACCAAGGGAGGCCAGAACTGCAAGAGATCAGCAAGAACGAACACCAGCCAAGGCGACACAAGGTGAAATTTTGCTAAAATGGCAGAGCAGTATATGTACACAGCACACGGACGAGTCTTCTCCTCCACCCCGCTAACTTACCTCTACATGCTCACTACGTACGTAGTACCTACCATGATCCTACACTTGGAAGCTGGAGCTCTACACCGTTGCGCGGCGAAAGAGATCACGACCCAAACATCAGTGACGGCGGCTCGTTGAGGTCGAACTGGGGGCAGCTGCTGGGCCCCGTCCGGAGCTCCAGCAGCGTGGACGGCAGCGACGGGGCGGCGTCCCTCCTCCCGTCATGCGCCGGCAGCGGCTGCGCGAGGAACTCCTGCAGCCTGGACGGGAAGTAGACGAAGTGCCAGGGGGACGGGTGGGCGACGTCGAGGCGGCCGCCGAAGGGCCGCGCCGGCGGCCGGGGACGCAGGAGGcacgcctgctgctgctgctggtgcggGGCGAGGTGGCCGCCGGCGAAGTTGGTCCTGGCCTTGGGCCCGCGCAGCGCGACGGCGGCGCGGTCGTAGGCGAGCGCGGCGTCGACGGCGGTGTCGTAGGTGCCGAGCCACACCCGCGTCTTCTTCCACGGATCGCGGATCTCCGCCGCGTACCGGCCCCACGGCCGCTTCCGCACCCCGCGGTAGTGCCCCTGCGCCGCCGCGTCCGCCCTCCCTCCCGCCCCGGcaccgccgcctccgacgccgccgccgctccggtggTGCCCCCTCGCCTCCGGCAGCATTTGCATGacgccgcctctccctctccctctctcgctcgctcgcttcaCAGTATGGCTGGCGAGTGCGGTGGAGTTTCTCCGAAGAACCCTGGCTGGCGAGTGGTGGCTCTTATACGGAGCGGCAGGCCAGGAGGCCGGGATGGGCACGCAGCGTGAGCTTGAGCTCGGTCACCCTCGCTGCCTACTCTATGCTATGCTACGGCATGGCTATGGCGCGCCTCGTGAAGTGGGGAGGCACAGTGGCGCTAGCGGCGTAGAGTAGGCCTCTGGGGCACCGCGGGTAGGGTAGGCGTCGGGGGGTTTGAGGGAGGGGGGAGGCTGTCGCTGACCGGGCCTCGTGCGGTGCGGCGCCTCCGCCCCAGCCGCCGCGCGATTTGACGCTGCGCGGGGCCCTGCCGCCCTGCACTGCACCCTGCCAGCCCCCTGCCGCCGTGACGCAAGCCCTACACCATCCATCATGCGCCCGCccccgtcccgtcccgtcccgtcccgtccTCCCCATCCCGCCGTACCCAGCGCGCGGCCGTAGCCGGCCTACGCCACCCACTGCCCCTGCGCCGCGCTGCCGTGCGCGGCCGGGCAAAGCGGCCTGCACGTTACGTTGTGTCACGTACTACGTCGCGCTGTACGGCCGGTGCAGCCCCTTCGCCGGCCAGGTGGTGATGGTACGTACGTGCCGCGAGGCCT
Proteins encoded in this window:
- the LOC123061104 gene encoding structural maintenance of chromosomes protein 4, with the protein product METSPPPSPSPASSPGRPAKPRLFIQEMVLRNFKSYAGEQRIGPFHKSFSAVVGPNGSGKSNVIDAMLFVFGKRAKQMRLNKVSELIHNSSNHQNLDSAGVSVHFQEIIDLDGGNYKVVEGSEFSITRVAFRDNTSRYYINNRGSNFTEVTKVLKGKGVDLDNNRFLILQGEVEQISLMKPKAQSPHDEGFLEYLEDIIGTNQYVEKIEEANKQLEVLNEKRTASVQMLKLAEKERDSLENAKNEAEAYMLKELLLLKWQEKATTMASDDAISHVTQLEENVTDLAKNLASEREKIKQNSQELKEMEKAYNKRVKRQEELENNMKACKDQFKEFERKDVKHREDLKHLKQKIKKLEDKAEKDTSKIEGSAKEIEESSNLIPQLEEEIPKLQERLNQEEKVLERIKESSREETEKLRAELAQVRTELEPWENQIIEHKGRLDVASGEKKLMKQKHDGARAELTDAQNQMEIIKEKIKTKDTFITELEGKIEKHQSEASEAREVEQECLKQEESLIPLEQVARQKVVEIKSTRDSEKNHGTVLKAILQAKESKEIEGIYGRLGDLGAIDAKYDVAISTACHGLDYIVVETTNSAQACVELLRRRNLGIATFMILEKQAHHLRKLQEKVKTPEGVPRLFDLVKVKDEKLKLAFFATLGNTVVAKDLDQATRIAYTADNEFRRVVTLDGALFEKSGTMSGGGGKPRGGKMGTSIRESVSEEAVMNAENDLNKLVDQLSRLRENINDAKKRYRSLEDAKSRLEMELAKAKKEVESMNAQYTYNEKRLDSLEAAANPKDDEISRMKELDDLISNEQVALKKLEKSSSKLKDQASELQQKIENAGGQVLKDQKAKVEKIQSELDKTSSDINRHKVKITTCEKLMKKLAKGVEEAKKEMENLLAQKEKLMSVFKEIEKKAFLVQEDYKKTQEMMDTHKEELDKTKEDYNKTKKVVDELRATEVDAEYKLQDTKKLAKEWEMKVKAYKKRLADIQTNLAKHMDQLQKDAIDPEKLKETLSDEHLNEMCDLKKAMEMVALLEAQIKDSSPNLDSIAEYRTKARLYGERVDELNATTQERDDLKKLYDGLRKRRLDEFMAGFNLISLKLKEMYQMITLGGDAELELVDSLDPFSEGVVFSVRPPKKSWKNIANLSGGEKTLSSLALVFALHHYKPTPLYVMDEIDAALDFKNVSIVGHYVKDRTKDAQFIIISLRNNMFELADRLVGIYKTDNCTKSITINPGSFAEGTKPTTLEASPRA
- the LOC123163333 gene encoding ethylene-responsive transcription factor ABI4 is translated as MQMLPEARGHHRSGGGVGGGGAGAGGRADAAAQGHYRGVRKRPWGRYAAEIRDPWKKTRVWLGTYDTAVDAALAYDRAAVALRGPKARTNFAGGHLAPHQQQQQACLLRPRPPARPFGGRLDVAHPSPWHFVYFPSRLQEFLAQPLPAHDGRRDAAPSLPSTLLELRTGPSSCPQFDLNEPPSLMFGS